A window of Caldicellulosiruptoraceae bacterium PP1 contains these coding sequences:
- a CDS encoding type I restriction endonuclease subunit R, which produces MAKTPEELLEKGFEEYIEEYLLKNGYVKGSPDYYNKEYALDTKILFEFLEDTQPKKMDRLRQIHKDQYKFKILKRLNTELNNRGMIDVLRHGIKDYGVYLDLAYFQPASKLNDEMVKLYQKNRISVTRQVHYSTKNENSIDMLICVNGLPVVVLELKNAFTGQTYEDAIMQYKKDRSPNELLFQFKKRAIVFFAVDTQEAYMTTRLSGDKTSFLPFNKGCDGGKGNPDNPDGLKTAYLWEEILQKDSLMDILKRFVFIQTEEKKDIDGNIYTSETVIFPRYHQLDAVRKLEADAREKGVGTNYLVQHSAGSGKTNSISWLAHRLANLHDDSDNPVFDSVIVITDRRVLDRQLQDSIYQLEHKHGVVQKIDKDSNQLADALKNGTRIIISTLQKFPFIIEKVGELENRKYAVIIDEAHSSSAGENMASLREVLSASTLEEAAKLDEELEGKEYDPEEEILKTIKKRGKQPNISFFAFTATPKAKTLEMFGTIGPDGLPHPFHLYSMRQAIEEGFILDVLQNYVTYETYFKLAKKIEDDPTFDRAKATKALTRYVSLHPHNIAQKTEIMVEHFRSVTRHKIGGRAKAMVVTSSRLHAVRYKHAFDEYIKKKGYRDMKTLIAFSGTVKDGGVDYKESDMNGFKESELPERFATDEYQVLLVAEKYQTGFDQPLLHTMYVDKKLSGVKAVQTLSRLNRTCAGKEDTFILDFVNKAEDIQEAFKPYYQATIVEEVTEPNLLYDIETMLNAYGVYLKEELDKFAYIYFKPKDKKTSKDRAMLNHFIDAAVERFKKLDEQRKQDFSSQAMKYVRLYSFILQITPFEDVELHKLYVYLTYLLKKLPREKGSTVHLADEIALEYYTTKKTFEGSISLTPDDENVPVTPVKFAGTGVKEEQKEYLSSIIERLNKRFGTDFTKADQLSVEQIKEDFAADEDLVQKAKTNTIDDFRLAFEKVFINKVIDRMDQNQAFFTRVLDDEQFKNALMEYMLVETYEKLNSMAK; this is translated from the coding sequence ATGGCTAAAACTCCTGAAGAACTTTTAGAAAAGGGTTTTGAAGAATATATTGAGGAGTACCTTTTAAAAAATGGATATGTGAAGGGCAGTCCTGACTATTACAACAAAGAATATGCCTTAGATACCAAAATTCTATTTGAATTCTTAGAGGATACTCAGCCGAAAAAGATGGATAGGTTAAGGCAAATTCATAAAGACCAGTATAAGTTTAAAATTCTAAAACGACTCAATACGGAACTGAATAACCGTGGTATGATTGATGTATTAAGACATGGGATTAAAGATTATGGCGTATACTTGGACCTTGCCTATTTTCAGCCTGCCAGCAAATTAAACGATGAAATGGTTAAACTTTATCAAAAAAATAGAATATCTGTCACAAGGCAGGTGCACTACAGCACCAAAAACGAAAACAGCATTGACATGCTCATCTGTGTCAATGGACTTCCCGTTGTTGTGCTGGAACTTAAAAATGCTTTTACTGGTCAAACCTATGAAGATGCAATAATGCAGTACAAGAAAGATAGAAGCCCTAATGAACTATTGTTCCAGTTTAAGAAAAGAGCCATTGTATTTTTTGCAGTAGATACTCAAGAAGCCTATATGACTACAAGGCTTTCAGGAGATAAGACTTCATTCCTTCCATTTAATAAAGGCTGTGATGGAGGGAAAGGGAATCCAGACAATCCTGATGGGCTTAAAACAGCATATCTATGGGAAGAGATACTTCAAAAAGATAGTCTGATGGATATACTAAAGAGGTTTGTATTTATCCAGACAGAAGAAAAGAAAGATATAGACGGCAATATCTATACATCGGAAACTGTCATATTTCCAAGATATCACCAATTGGACGCAGTAAGGAAACTGGAAGCCGATGCAAGGGAAAAGGGAGTAGGAACAAACTATCTTGTGCAGCACAGTGCAGGGTCAGGAAAAACAAACTCCATATCATGGCTTGCCCACAGGCTTGCCAATCTTCATGATGATAGCGATAATCCTGTATTTGATTCGGTTATTGTCATCACGGACAGGCGGGTTTTGGACAGGCAGTTGCAGGACAGCATTTATCAGTTGGAACATAAACATGGAGTAGTTCAAAAAATAGATAAAGACTCAAATCAATTGGCTGATGCCTTGAAAAACGGGACAAGAATTATTATCTCTACCCTGCAAAAGTTTCCCTTTATCATCGAAAAGGTTGGAGAGTTGGAAAACCGCAAATATGCTGTCATTATAGATGAAGCCCATTCCAGCAGTGCAGGAGAAAACATGGCTTCTTTAAGGGAAGTGCTGTCTGCAAGTACTCTTGAAGAAGCGGCAAAACTGGATGAAGAGTTAGAGGGCAAAGAATACGACCCTGAGGAGGAAATTTTAAAGACAATAAAGAAAAGAGGAAAACAGCCTAATATCAGTTTCTTTGCTTTCACGGCTACACCTAAAGCAAAAACTCTTGAAATGTTCGGGACAATAGGACCTGACGGACTGCCCCATCCATTTCATCTATACTCTATGAGGCAGGCCATCGAAGAAGGCTTTATTTTGGATGTGCTTCAAAACTATGTTACATATGAAACCTACTTCAAACTGGCAAAGAAAATTGAAGATGACCCCACTTTTGACAGGGCAAAAGCCACCAAGGCATTAACACGGTATGTAAGCCTTCACCCTCATAACATTGCCCAAAAGACTGAAATCATGGTGGAGCACTTCAGGAGTGTAACCAGGCATAAAATAGGAGGAAGGGCTAAGGCAATGGTTGTAACCAGTTCCAGGCTCCATGCTGTACGCTATAAGCATGCCTTTGATGAATATATCAAAAAGAAAGGCTACAGGGATATGAAAACCCTAATAGCCTTTTCGGGAACAGTAAAAGATGGCGGTGTAGATTACAAAGAAAGTGACATGAACGGATTTAAGGAATCAGAACTTCCAGAACGTTTTGCCACTGATGAATATCAAGTTCTTTTGGTTGCAGAAAAGTACCAGACAGGTTTTGATCAGCCTCTTTTACATACCATGTATGTGGATAAAAAGTTGTCGGGAGTCAAGGCGGTACAGACTTTATCAAGACTCAATAGAACCTGTGCAGGAAAAGAAGATACCTTTATCCTTGACTTTGTAAATAAGGCAGAGGATATTCAGGAAGCCTTTAAGCCCTATTACCAGGCAACCATTGTGGAAGAAGTGACAGAACCTAACCTGCTTTATGATATTGAAACTATGCTCAATGCTTACGGTGTATATCTCAAAGAGGAATTGGATAAGTTTGCTTATATATACTTTAAACCTAAGGATAAAAAGACTTCTAAAGACAGGGCAATGCTAAACCACTTTATAGATGCGGCTGTAGAAAGGTTTAAGAAACTGGATGAACAGCGGAAGCAGGATTTTAGCAGCCAGGCAATGAAATACGTAAGGCTTTATTCCTTTATTCTTCAAATAACGCCTTTTGAAGATGTTGAACTCCATAAGTTGTATGTATATTTGACGTATCTGCTCAAAAAACTGCCAAGAGAAAAAGGCTCTACTGTTCACCTTGCTGACGAAATCGCTTTGGAATACTATACCACTAAAAAGACCTTTGAAGGGAGCATCTCATTAACCCCAGATGATGAAAATGTACCAGTCACACCTGTGAAATTTGCAGGAACGGGGGTAAAGGAAGAACAGAAAGAATATTTGTCCAGCATTATTGAGCGGCTTAATAAGCGGTTTGGGACTGATTTCACAAAAGCGGACCAGTTATCGGTAGAGCAAATAAAAGAGGATTTTGCCGCTGATGAGGATTTGGTTCAAAAGGCTAAGACAAATACCATTGACGACTTTAGACTTGCTTTCGAAAAAGTGTTTATTAATAAAGTAATTGACAGGATGGACCAGAACCAGGCATTCTTTACCCGTGTTCTAGACGATGAACAGTTTAAGAATGCACTTATGGAGTATATGCTGGTTGAGACCTATGAGAAGTTAAATAGTATGGCAAAATGA
- a CDS encoding restriction endonuclease subunit S, whose protein sequence is MSKFKRYERYKDSGVEWIGEIPEHWELRKIKHIGMLSAGGVNKKIEEGEELFKSVHYMDVYRNSGKAIGNDDDYLVVSATQSQAKNCTLRKGDVLFTSSSETPDDIGHAVTISEDLEQTLYGYHLIRLRLDRDIPADYSYRKYMFNNHYFRSYFSSRTQGITRYGLKHDDYKEAVVFIPPINEQKIIANFLDQKTAEIDGLITDKEKLIELLQEKRQAIITEAVTKGLNPNVRMKDSGVEWIGSIPEHWQIIPLKHITNFISRGNSPEYVEESSIKVINQACIYWDELKIENVKYQYDDIDFDKLKGKLIKGDLLLNSTGTGTLGRAVVFREDGKYMADSHVTIIRFNKTRMNEVLAFYLLQTKIYQGYIYNALVTGATNQIELSRERLTGTPMIVPPSTEQQEIVNFLNSKIGQIAILINEIKTQIHKLEEYRQSLISEAVTGKIDVRDYVMNN, encoded by the coding sequence ATGAGTAAGTTTAAGAGGTATGAAAGGTATAAGGATTCAGGGGTTGAGTGGATAGGTGAGATACCAGAGCATTGGGAGTTAAGGAAAATAAAACATATAGGCATGCTTTCTGCTGGTGGAGTTAACAAGAAAATTGAAGAGGGAGAAGAGTTATTTAAATCTGTCCATTATATGGATGTATATAGAAACTCTGGAAAAGCGATAGGAAATGATGATGACTATTTGGTTGTATCTGCTACTCAAAGTCAGGCTAAGAATTGTACACTTAGGAAAGGTGATGTTTTGTTTACTTCTTCATCGGAGACACCAGATGATATTGGACATGCTGTTACGATTTCCGAAGATTTAGAACAAACATTATATGGATATCACCTTATTAGGTTAAGGTTAGACCGAGATATACCGGCAGATTATAGTTATCGCAAATATATGTTTAATAATCATTATTTTCGAAGTTATTTTTCTTCAAGAACACAAGGTATCACAAGATATGGATTGAAACATGACGATTATAAAGAGGCTGTGGTATTTATACCACCTATTAACGAACAGAAAATTATTGCTAATTTTCTTGACCAAAAAACAGCTGAAATAGATGGTTTGATTACTGATAAGGAAAAATTAATTGAATTATTACAGGAAAAACGACAGGCTATTATAACCGAAGCAGTTACAAAAGGGCTTAATCCGAATGTTAGGATGAAGGATTCTGGAGTTGAGTGGATAGGGAGTATACCAGAACATTGGCAAATTATCCCTTTAAAACATATAACTAACTTTATTTCAAGAGGTAATAGTCCTGAATATGTAGAAGAGAGTTCAATAAAAGTTATAAATCAAGCATGTATCTATTGGGATGAACTAAAAATAGAAAATGTTAAATATCAGTATGATGATATTGATTTTGATAAGTTGAAAGGGAAATTGATTAAAGGAGATTTATTGCTGAACTCTACTGGAACTGGTACTCTAGGGAGAGCAGTAGTATTTAGAGAAGATGGCAAATATATGGCTGATAGCCATGTTACTATTATTCGCTTTAACAAAACAAGAATGAATGAGGTTTTAGCGTTTTATTTGTTACAAACGAAAATATATCAAGGATATATATACAATGCTTTAGTTACTGGTGCTACAAATCAAATAGAATTATCAAGAGAAAGACTAACTGGAACACCTATGATTGTACCACCAAGTACAGAGCAGCAAGAAATAGTTAATTTTTTGAATTCTAAAATCGGACAAATTGCTATTTTAATAAATGAAATCAAAACTCAAATCCATAAACTCGAAGAATACCGCCAATCCCTTATATCAGAAGCAGTAACAGGGAAAATCGATGTAAGGGACTATGTTATGAACAATTAA
- a CDS encoding DUF5655 domain-containing protein, whose amino-acid sequence MGDLKLFRIKNEVKELIGTSVAIEKSIQTLIENNMETFFGIKFLASEYPTGKNHGGRIDSLGIDENYCPVILEYKRALNENVINQGLYYLDWLMDHKAEFKLLVMEKMGKDIADKIEWSMPRLLCIAGDFTKFDEYAVKQINRNIELIRYKKYEGDLILFELVNATTASQTAIVSDDGANKHNVYKTVTENLQQADKELQDLYYSVKDFILNLGDDIQEKVLKYYIAFKKIRNFACVEVYPKSKTILIYLNINPNEVELKEGFTRDVSNIGHYGTGNLEVRINNKDDFEKAKALIAKSYDEN is encoded by the coding sequence ATGGGCGATTTGAAACTTTTTAGAATAAAAAATGAAGTAAAAGAACTTATAGGCACTTCAGTAGCCATTGAAAAATCTATTCAGACATTAATTGAAAACAATATGGAAACATTCTTTGGAATTAAATTTCTGGCCTCTGAGTATCCTACAGGTAAAAATCATGGGGGGCGAATTGATTCTTTGGGGATAGACGAAAACTATTGTCCTGTGATACTGGAATACAAGAGAGCATTAAATGAAAATGTAATAAACCAGGGGTTGTATTATCTTGACTGGCTAATGGACCATAAAGCAGAGTTCAAATTGCTTGTAATGGAGAAAATGGGTAAGGATATTGCCGATAAGATTGAATGGTCCATGCCGAGACTATTGTGTATTGCAGGGGATTTTACAAAGTTTGATGAATACGCTGTAAAGCAGATTAATAGGAATATAGAACTTATTAGATATAAAAAATATGAGGGCGACTTGATTCTGTTTGAACTGGTAAATGCTACTACAGCATCGCAGACTGCAATAGTTTCAGATGATGGTGCAAATAAACATAATGTATATAAAACAGTAACTGAGAATCTCCAACAGGCAGATAAAGAATTACAGGATTTGTATTATTCAGTTAAAGACTTTATATTAAACCTCGGAGATGACATTCAGGAAAAGGTTCTGAAATACTACATTGCTTTTAAAAAAATTCGAAATTTCGCTTGTGTAGAAGTTTATCCGAAAAGCAAAACAATTCTTATATACTTGAATATAAATCCTAACGAAGTAGAGTTAAAGGAAGGTTTTACAAGAGATGTGAGCAATATCGGTCATTACGGTACGGGAAACTTAGAGGTTAGGATAAACAATAAAGATGATTTTGAAAAGGCTAAAGCGCTTATAGCAAAAAGTTATGATGAAAATTAG